In one Gadus morhua chromosome 15, gadMor3.0, whole genome shotgun sequence genomic region, the following are encoded:
- the LOC115559772 gene encoding LOW QUALITY PROTEIN: uncharacterized protein LOC115559772 (The sequence of the model RefSeq protein was modified relative to this genomic sequence to represent the inferred CDS: deleted 1 base in 1 codon) has product MLVPNKQTSLGRSHSWEPLGGNEGQWDRSADGVYEQQARVAARRNSLSYGEGGGWYEPQPGVRPPDLDLKRDPYSHQDALYGAGYPERLDPRAQRKGSVPELTQYERPTMAHRGSVGHQEYYPHDPAMTPRQADGFFRGEHQPVPPPPHPLSRSASHFGMSPGARAPPSPLPPPPPPPTAHEINRLYRDPGAVANAAAKMMPDGQRITSRAPSPAHYGTEHGSPRYASEPPAMNQPGYTDINGHPVDPQQPGAATCLVVDPACQGIVMRQDAGSPFTIQQQHQLQQQQLQQQQQQQLQQQQHLQQQQIQQQQLQQQQLQQQQLQQQQLQQQQIQQQQLQQQQLQQQQPLPPPPMSVYDPNLQMAVPLGPPPALAQVVAPVPVNIPAPPPPATQIHSPLPPVPQTPGPVDPKKTDPEFVALLRNEGLSERTISTLIQQGFDSTGMLAVMEENDVRTVASNLGQARVLARLALNCKRPTDSLPAPNQQQPAMRGRSNSFSHRSDIYQHQHYQNQPHLSQALAIDPHLMPPQTPGGMQTISPRMGEMMGRRPSSAPSQQLMEANGGYHGQAPRTPGPYTGAMVPVQPRPMSAYSQHSGMGMPMQMMPQQMTGSMSAMSFQQLPQQMPLSMPALQQPQQVPKAYSTNYTVPMELMKRDRNLPPSPMHSPHPSPQMMRKTGGPNSDCSMVAVSGPIQGQGGSQAPMQKTSRRTGPPVIMSSMASPDLSIRPQIMNGPMHPRPLVALLDGRDCTVEMPILKDLATVAFCDAQSTQEIHEKVLNEAVGAMMYHTITLTREDLEKFKALRIIIRIGSGYDNIDIKAAGELGIAVCNIPSAAVEETADSTLCHILNLYRRNTWLYQALREGTRVQSVEQIREVASGAARIRGETLGLIGFGRSGQAVAVRAKVFGFNVIFYDPYLQDGLERSLGVQRVYTLQDLLYQSDCVSLHCNLNEHNHHLINDFTIKQMRQGAFLVNSARGGLVDEKALAQALKEGRIRGAALDVHESEPFSFSQGPLKDAPNLICTPHTAWYSEQASLEMREAAATEIRRAITGRIPDSLRNCVNKEFFVTTAPWGMTEQQQQQQQQQQQQQQQQQQVHAELNGAAYRYPPGVVGLAPGGIPGPLEGLVPGGLPGNHTLPSGTHPSQAPSPIRPSKHGDPSREHMTEP; this is encoded by the exons ATGCTGGTCCCCAACAAGCAGACGAGCCTCGGTCGCTCCCACAGCTGGGAACCTTTGGGTGGCAACGAGGGTCAGTGGGACAGGTCCGCAGACGGTGTTTACGAGCAACAAGCGAGGGTCGCTGCCAGGAGGAACTCCCTGTCCTACGGCGAGGGAGGAGGCTGGTACGAGCCGCAGCCAGGGGTTCGCCCCCCTGACCTGGATTTAAAACGCGACCCATATTCCCACCAGGACGCACTGTACGGAGCAGGCTACCCGGAGCGACTCGATCCCCGGGCGCAGAGAAAGGGCTCTGTGCCGGAGCTCACCCAGTACGAACGTCCGACCATGGCTCACCGCGGCTCAGTCGGACATCAGGAGTACTATCCCCATGACCCGGCGATGACTCCTCGCCAAGCAGATGGATTTTTCCGGGGAGAACATCAGCCTGTCCCGCCTCCCCCGCATCCGCTCAGCAGGTCCGCCTCCCACTTTGGTATGAGTCCGGGGGCTcgcgcccctccctctcctctcccgccgccgcctccacctcctaccGCTCACGAGATCAACCGGCTTTATAGGGACCCCGGAGCTGTAGCTAACGCGGCTGCCAAGATGATGCCAGATGGCCAACGCATTACCAGCAGAGCGCCGTCTCCAGCTCACTACGGCACAGAGCATGGCTCCCCACGCTACGCCAGTGAACCTCCCGCCATGAATCAACCGGGATATACTGATATCAACGGGCATCCGGTGGATCCACAGCAGCCGGGGGCCGCTACCTGTCTGGTGGTGGACCCTGCCTGTCAGGGCATCGTCATGAGGCAGGATGCAGGTTCACCCTTCACCATCCAACAGCAGCatcagctccagcagcagcagctgcagcagcaacagcagcagcagttacaacagcagcaacacttgcagcagcagcagatacAGCAGCAGCAATTGCAGCAACAGCAATTGCAGCAGCAACAATTACAGCAGCAGCAATTGCAGCAGCAGCAAATCCAGCAGCAACAATTGCAGCAGCAACaattgcagcagcagcagcccctgcCCCCTCCACCAATGTCTGTTTATGACCCAAACCTGCAAATGGCTGTTCCCCTTGGACCACCGCCTGCTCTAGCTCAAGTAGTCGCCCCGGTCCCAGTCAACATccctgctccgcctcctccagccaCTCAGATCCATTCTCCTCTTCCACCTGTTCCTCAAACCCCTGGACCTGTGGACCCCAAGAAGACCGACCCAGAGTTTGTGGCTCTGCTGCGAAATGAGGGCCTCTCGGAGCGCACCATCTCGACACTCATCCAGCAGGGCTTTGACTCTACGGGCATGCTGGCTGTCATGGAGGAGAACGACGTCCGCACCGTAGCCTCGAACCTGGGCCAGGCTCGCGTCCTTGCTCGTTTGGCCCTCAACTGCAAGCGGCCCACTGATTCTCTACCGGCCCCAAaccagcagcagccagccaTGAGGGGCCGCTCCAATAGCTTCAGCCACCGTTCGGACATCTACCAACACCAACATTACCAAAATCAACCACACCTTTCCCAGGCTTTGGCAATCGACCCGCATCTAATGCCTCCACAGACCCCAGGAGGAATGCAGACCATCTCCCCAAGAATGGGGGAGATGATGGGACGGAGGCCAAGCAGCGCCCCGTCCCAACAGCTGATGGAAGCCAATGGAGGATACCACGGCCAGGCACCACGCACCCCGGGGCCATACACAGGAGCCATGGTACCTGTGCAGCCACGGCCCATGTCGGCCTACTCCCAGCACTCCGGTATGGGCATGCCCATGCAGATGATGCCTCAGCAGATGACGGGGTCAATGTCCGCCATGTCTTTCCAACAACTGCCGCAGCAAATGCCCTTGTCGATGCCGGCTTtacaacaaccacagcaggtACCGAAGGCGTACTCCACTAACTATACCGTGCCCATGGAGCTTATGAAGAGAGACCGGAACCTACCTCCGTCACCCATGCACAGCCCACACCCTAGTCCACAGATGATGCGTAAGACCGGGGGACCCAACTCTGATTGCTCAATGGTGGCTGTGTCGGGGCCCATACAGGGCCAGGGAGGCTCCCAGGCACCCATGCAGAAGACGAGTCGTCGCACTGGACCGCCAGTCATCATGTCCAGCATGGCTTCTCCTGATCTAA gtatcCGGCCCCAGATCATGAACGGGCCCATGCACccgcgccccctggtggcgctGCTGGACGGGCGGGACTGCACAGTGGAGATGCCCATCCTTAAAGACCTGGCCACCGTGGCCTTCTGCGACGCCCAGTCCACACAGGAGATCCATGAGAAG GTGCTGAACGAGGCGGTGGGCGCCATGATGTACCACACCATCACGCTGACCCGCGAGGACCTGGAGAAGTTCAAGGCGCTGCGCATCATCATCCGCATCGGCAGCGGCTACGACAACATCGACATCAAGGCAGCCGGGGAGCTGG GCATCGCCGTGTGCAACATCCCGTCAGCGGCGGTGGAGGAAACGGCCGACTCGACGCTGTGCCACATCCTCAACCTGTATCGGCGCAACACCTGGCTTTACCAGGCGCTGCGCGAGGGCACGCGGGTGCAGAGCGTGGAGCAGATCCGCGAGGTGGCGTCGGGGGCCGCCCGCATCCGGGGGGAGACCCTCGGCCTTATCGGCTTCG GACGCTCGGGCCAGGCGGTGGCGGTGCGCGCCAAGGTGTTCGGCTTCAACGTCATCTTCTACGACCCCTACCTGCAGGACGGCCTGGAGCGCTCGCTGGGCGTGCAGCGGGTCTACACGCTGCAGGACCTGCTCTACCAGAGCGACTGCGTGTCCTTGCACTGCAACCTCAACgagcacaaccaccacctcatcaACGACTTCACCATCAAACAG atGCGTCAAGGCGCTTTCCTGGTGAACTCTGCGcgg gggggtctggtggaTGAGAAGGCCCTGGCCCAGGCCCTGAAGGAGGGCCGGATACGAGGGGCAGCCCTGGACGTCCATGAATCCGAACCATTCAG TTTCAGCCAGGGCCCGCTGAAGGACGCCCCCAACCTGATCTGCACGCCGCACACGGCCTGGTACAGCGAACAGGCCTCGCTGGAGATGAGGGAGGCCGCCGCCACCGAGATACGGCGAGCCATCACCG gcCGCATCCCTGACAGCCTACGGAACTGTGTCAACAAAGAGTTCTTTGTTACCACGGCGCCCTGGGGGATgacggagcagcagcagcagcagcagcagcagcagcagcagcagcagcagcagcagcagcaggttcaCGCTGAGCTCAACGGTGCCGCCTACAG GTACCCCCCAGGGGTGGTGGGACTGGCCCCCGGCGGGATCCCCGGTCCACTGGAAGGGCTGGTGCCCGGAGGGTTGCCTGGCAACCACACTCTGCCCTCTGGTACCCACCCCTCGCaggccccctcccccatccgACCCTCCAAACACGGCGACCCCAGCCGAGAGCACATGACCGAGCCATAG